AAAGGTGACACgccaaaaaaaaaaaaaaaaaagatcggcggctaaaaatgaatttatatatatatatctaaGGGAGACAAAAACAGACTCTCTACTCTCACTTTTCCAGTCACTTCTACTaaccaaaaaaaaacctGTTATTGTGAAGAGTATCATTTTCAGACTATTGGTAAATAATGTCAGCTTCAATTAATTTCTCAAACTTTTCATTGAATCAAATCGATAGAGGAGGTCAGTTTCCCGAAGGAGTAGCCACTGTCTGGCTATTGAGTACACTGGGTAATTCCACAACTCGTGGTTCAAATGCTAGAGCTGTCTCTTCCAGCACAATATCAAATACTTCGTCGGTCAAGAAAAAAGATATTATCAACGTTTCCATTCCTGATACTTGCATGATCATCCAAAGTAATGAAATGCAGTTACCATTGCGCTATGTATCTAATCTGCTATATGGTGTTACTATATGTTACAACAGAAAAACAGAATATGTTCTTAGCGATTTGACCAGTCTTCTAACCCAGTTGCAAAAAAGAATATACGGTGGACAAGGTGGCACCGGTCAAAAGAAATATTCTAAGAGCAACAGCAAGGTTATAAACAatacaattttaaattttgatgagaatgatGGAGGTAATGGTTTATTGAGTGATGATCCACTCTTTGATATCTCACAAATTGGagattttgaacaaatgCTGGGAACGGTACCAAGGGATAATATATCTGAAGccattaccattagaaAACAAGACTATTTGAGGGAATTGACTAATTGGAATGCCTTTGAGAAACCAGCTCATCTGGAACAATCAAGTTCCTTAGAGCATTGGAATAGGTCGATGACATTAGATGATATACCCATCGACGTCGATTTTAATCTCGATATTGAGGATGTAATGAGTCAGCAGGGTACTGTAACAGGATCTAGTGTAGATTCAAATGCGTTGCGGAACGGTAATGATCTTAACGTGAATTTCGATAATCAAGACTTTAcgttaaattttgaagaagatgaagatgaagctaaCCAAGGCGATATTCAAGGTGGACCTAGAGCAGAACCCAACATTCCTCTGGGCCTAccagaggaagaagaggaagataaagaagaaacGTCCTTTGAAACTGAACACCGTGAAAATGGGCCACCActaaaaaaatttaaaaagGGTAATGCTCCCGATACAGCGGCTACTACAATCCGCTTAATACAATTCGATGAAAGAACAGGTTTATCCACGGAGGTTCTTAAAAGTAATCACAATAATTACTGTGAAAGCATGGATGGTAGACGGAGACGTGAAGAAAGCAAATCAAATCTCAACTCTTGGCAACAAGTTATGGACCTCGAAAAACAACCTGAATTTCTACAAAAATGTTGGAATTTTGTCCTGAATGATAAAGGTGAAACTGATTTAACATTTGTTCATGGAAGGGTCGGTTTTGACAGTGCTTCTATTGAAAGAGGCCGTAATCACTCTCGTTCTAATTCGACTTCTCAGAGATCGAGCAGCAATGTTCCCAGCGAAGAAATGGGTAGAAGAATGGTAGTCAGTAGAGATAATTCTGTCGATTACAACACCAATGAAAATCTGCTTTTGAATCTTGACCAAATAAATGAGGAATTAGAGGATGATTCCTCTAGGGATACATCCACTCACCCACATGATTTTATGCAAGTGAACCTGGAGCTACCTCCATCCAGTTTTGGGAGAACATACACACGGACTGGCACAGGTAATGATACATTTAGTGGTAGCTCTAGTACCAGTGGCGAACGTGATGCGATTGACGTTCTATACCAAAGAACTAAAGGAAGCACCCATAAGAGAAGAACCCATAGAGAAAGCTCAAATACTTTCGAAAGCCGGGAATTAAGCGAAATACCTCCAGTGTATGACCATGACTTTACTAGACTTCCTTTTCAAGTGGTATTGGACTACCAAGCTCGCAAGTTCTACGACTACATCCGGGAAAGGTCCCTCTTCGTCGGCAAAACCACAAGGTCCAATCCacctttcaaaagaaagCTATTATTCGAAGA
The genomic region above belongs to Zygosaccharomyces rouxii strain CBS732 chromosome F complete sequence and contains:
- the REC8 gene encoding Rec8p (similar to uniprot|Q12188 Saccharomyces cerevisiae YPR007C REC8 Meiosis-specific component of sister chromatid cohesion complex maintains cohesion between sister chromatids during meiosis I maintains cohesion between centromeres of sister chromatids until meiosis II homolog of S. pombe Rec8p); its protein translation is MSASINFSNFSLNQIDRGGQFPEGVATVWLLSTLGNSTTRGSNARAVSSSTISNTSSVKKKDIINVSIPDTCMIIQSNEMQLPLRYVSNLLYGVTICYNRKTEYVLSDLTSLLTQLQKRIYGGQGGTGQKKYSKSNSKVINNTILNFDENDGGNGLLSDDPLFDISQIGDFEQMLGTVPRDNISEAITIRKQDYLRELTNWNAFEKPAHLEQSSSLEHWNRSMTLDDIPIDVDFNLDIEDVMSQQGTVTGSSVDSNALRNGNDLNVNFDNQDFTLNFEEDEDEANQGDIQGGPRAEPNIPLGLPEEEEEDKEETSFETEHRENGPPLKKFKKGNAPDTAATTIRLIQFDERTGLSTEVLKSNHNNYCESMDGRRRREESKSNLNSWQQVMDLEKQPEFLQKCWNFVLNDKGETDLTFVHGRVGFDSASIERGRNHSRSNSTSQRSSSNVPSEEMGRRMVVSRDNSVDYNTNENLLLNLDQINEELEDDSSRDTSTHPHDFMQVNLELPPSSFGRTYTRTGTGNDTFSGSSSTSGERDAIDVLYQRTKGSTHKRRTHRESSNTFESRELSEIPPVYDHDFTRLPFQVVLDYQARKFYDYIRERSLFVGKTTRSNPPFKRKLLFEDIVPSKLTTDGDDADVDNYNLDEQSEERPTISKRIAASAFLSLLNLASKELIDIREYQDQDADDGFKVMKGDDIVVYA